A region of bacterium DNA encodes the following proteins:
- a CDS encoding 1,4-alpha-glucan branching protein domain-containing protein, translated as MKQPVGYLIFTLHSHLPFVLNHGRWPFGSDWLSEAAVQSYLPLLRSLTLLADEDVIPTVTITLSPILCEQLANPGFGEEITAFLQQRLEACRDNRRHFADTGEDHLAALCDYWQSFYQGAQAQLETLGGDLLGAFRRLADREAIELITCAATHGYLPLLSRDESLDLQMRVAVATHTRHFGHAPHGVWLPECAYRPRYEWTPPVGPRSGKVRYRRRGVEEVLADHGLAYFFTDIHLVRGGRGISAYGDYFPSLRTVLGPEPHNFYRRGERTPYTPYVVASRGGTGQAVAFVRDPETTLQVWSRDVGYPGDEWYLDFHKIHFPGGLRFWRVTHPKIDLADKQVYDPRPAAERTRAQAEHYVGIVREILSRSGGDGEAPAVLCSPFDTELFGHWWYEGPQWLARVFERLAAEQITPLTAGQYLAKHPPHEAITLLEGSWGEGGDHRVWMNRDTEWTWEMIYEAEETFWTFVAAGGWQRTPLLRRIVEQMGRELLLLQGSDWQFLITTWAARSYAETRFAEHCANLTRLLDLAKRVAGGGSLTWEDEQFLKSKEVQDFCFPVLAGHLEAAAQHPHPA; from the coding sequence ATGAAGCAGCCTGTGGGATACCTGATTTTCACGCTACACTCCCATCTCCCGTTCGTGCTGAACCACGGACGATGGCCCTTTGGAAGCGACTGGCTCTCCGAGGCCGCGGTGCAGTCCTACCTGCCCCTCCTCCGCAGCCTGACCCTGCTCGCCGACGAGGACGTCATCCCCACGGTGACCATCACCCTCTCCCCCATCCTCTGCGAACAGTTGGCCAACCCCGGGTTCGGGGAAGAGATCACCGCCTTTCTCCAGCAGCGCTTGGAGGCGTGCCGGGACAACCGCCGGCATTTCGCGGACACCGGCGAGGATCACCTCGCCGCCCTGTGCGACTACTGGCAGTCGTTCTACCAGGGAGCGCAGGCCCAACTGGAGACCCTGGGAGGGGATCTCCTCGGGGCTTTCCGACGGCTCGCGGACCGCGAGGCGATCGAGCTGATCACCTGCGCGGCGACCCACGGCTACCTTCCGCTGCTGAGCCGGGATGAGAGCCTCGACCTCCAGATGCGGGTGGCGGTGGCGACCCATACCCGACACTTCGGCCACGCCCCCCACGGGGTCTGGCTCCCCGAGTGCGCCTACCGCCCGCGGTACGAGTGGACCCCGCCGGTGGGCCCCCGCAGCGGCAAGGTCCGGTATCGCCGCCGCGGCGTCGAGGAGGTCCTGGCCGACCACGGCTTGGCGTACTTCTTCACCGACATCCACTTGGTGCGCGGGGGGCGGGGAATCTCGGCGTACGGGGATTACTTCCCGAGCCTACGCACGGTGCTGGGGCCCGAACCCCACAACTTCTACCGGCGGGGGGAGCGGACGCCCTACACCCCGTACGTGGTCGCTTCGCGCGGCGGAACCGGGCAGGCGGTCGCCTTCGTCCGCGATCCCGAGACGACCCTGCAGGTGTGGAGCCGGGACGTCGGCTACCCGGGGGATGAATGGTACCTCGACTTCCATAAGATACACTTCCCGGGCGGGCTCCGCTTCTGGCGGGTGACCCACCCGAAGATCGACCTCGCCGACAAGCAGGTCTACGACCCCCGGCCCGCCGCGGAACGCACCCGGGCGCAAGCCGAGCACTACGTGGGGATCGTCCGGGAAATCTTGAGCCGCAGCGGGGGAGACGGCGAGGCACCGGCGGTGCTGTGCAGCCCGTTCGACACCGAATTGTTCGGCCACTGGTGGTACGAAGGCCCGCAGTGGCTGGCCCGCGTCTTCGAGCGGCTGGCGGCGGAACAGATCACCCCGCTCACAGCCGGGCAATACTTGGCGAAGCACCCGCCGCACGAGGCGATCACCCTGCTCGAGGGATCCTGGGGCGAGGGGGGGGACCACCGCGTCTGGATGAACCGGGACACCGAATGGACCTGGGAAATGATCTACGAGGCCGAGGAGACCTTCTGGACCTTCGTGGCCGCCGGCGGCTGGCAGCGCACGCCGTTGCTCCGCCGGATCGTCGAGCAAATGGGACGGGAGCTCCTGCTCCTGCAGGGGTCCGATTGGCAGTTCCTCATCACCACCTGGGCCGCCCGCAGCTACGCCGAAACGCGCTTCGCCGAGCACTGCGCCAACCTGACCCGGCTGCTGGACCTGGCCAAGCGGGTGGCGGGCGGCGGGTCCCTCACCTGGGAGGACGAGCAGTTCCTCAAAAGCAAGGAGGTACAGGACTTCTGCTTTCCGGTCCTCGCCGGGCACCTCGAGGCGGCGGCACAGCATCCCCATCCGGCGTGA
- a CDS encoding glucose-1-phosphate adenylyltransferase, giving the protein MSTPRILGLILAGGKGERLFPLTQERSKPAVPFGSKYRIADFVLSNFINSQIYSLYILVQYKSQSLIDHIRRGWRIGGLVEGHFIITVPPQMRWGETWYRGTADAVFQNLNLIRDVDPDLVAIFGADHIYRMDLQQMVASHLNRRADVSVAALPVPIESASGFGIIEADVEGRIIGWEEKPREPKPMPGDPTRAFSSMGNYIFTTDVLVEALVEDARRSTDHDFGRTIIPELYPYARAFAYDFMQNAIPGIHPGEELGYWRDVGTIEAYWRANMDLLGPAPALDLDNPRWPVLGSPFGGPSARILDGVIEDVLLGEGTLVRGATIRRSIVGRGVTIERGATIENSIIMDNTTVGPHARIRRTIVDRFNTVPAGAVIGEEAEPPEDAIVDPSGITIVARGTTRVRRTTPTSALP; this is encoded by the coding sequence GTGAGCACGCCCCGCATCCTTGGCCTGATCCTCGCGGGCGGCAAGGGGGAGCGGCTGTTTCCCCTGACGCAGGAGCGGAGCAAGCCGGCGGTGCCGTTTGGGAGCAAGTACCGGATCGCCGATTTCGTGCTGAGCAACTTCATCAATTCGCAGATTTACTCGCTGTACATCTTGGTCCAGTACAAATCGCAATCGTTGATCGACCACATCCGCCGCGGCTGGCGGATCGGCGGCCTCGTCGAAGGCCACTTCATCATCACCGTCCCCCCACAGATGCGCTGGGGCGAGACCTGGTACCGCGGCACGGCGGACGCCGTGTTCCAAAACCTCAACCTGATCCGGGACGTGGACCCGGATCTGGTGGCGATCTTTGGAGCCGACCACATCTACCGGATGGACCTTCAGCAGATGGTCGCCTCGCACCTGAATCGCCGCGCCGATGTCTCCGTCGCCGCCCTCCCCGTGCCGATCGAGTCGGCCTCCGGGTTCGGCATCATCGAAGCGGATGTCGAGGGCCGGATCATCGGGTGGGAGGAGAAACCGCGGGAGCCGAAACCGATGCCGGGGGACCCGACGCGGGCGTTCTCCTCGATGGGCAATTACATCTTTACGACGGACGTGCTGGTCGAGGCCCTCGTCGAGGATGCGCGGCGCAGCACCGACCACGACTTCGGCCGGACGATCATCCCCGAACTGTACCCGTACGCGCGGGCGTTCGCGTACGACTTCATGCAGAACGCGATCCCGGGAATCCACCCCGGCGAGGAGCTGGGGTACTGGCGGGACGTCGGGACGATTGAGGCCTATTGGCGGGCCAACATGGATCTGCTGGGGCCCGCCCCTGCGTTGGACCTCGACAACCCCCGGTGGCCGGTCCTCGGCTCCCCGTTCGGTGGGCCGTCGGCCCGGATCCTCGACGGGGTCATCGAGGACGTCCTCTTGGGCGAAGGAACCCTCGTCCGCGGAGCGACGATTCGCCGCTCGATCGTCGGACGCGGGGTCACCATCGAGCGGGGGGCCACGATCGAAAACAGCATCATCATGGACAATACCACCGTCGGCCCACACGCCCGCATCCGGCGGACCATCGTCGACCGGTTCAACACGGTCCCCGCTGGGGCGGTGATCGGCGAGGAGGCCGAGCCGCCCGAGGATGCGATCGTGGATCCTTCGGGCATCACCATCGTGGCGCGCGGCACGACCCGGGTCCGGAGGACCACCCCCACCTCCGCGCTGCCGTGA
- a CDS encoding glycosyltransferase family 4 protein produces the protein MPRVTLLHYTTPPVVGGVEGVVARHAQLLAAAGLEVQVLTGRGGPIGRGVRLHRLPLLDSRHRRVIAVTRELEAGRVTGAFEALVSEIEANLRGALAGCEVCVVHNALTLHKNLALTAALHRLATRRLPARLVAWCHDLAWTNPQYTVDLHPGAPWSLLRTAIPGGTYVTVSRDRQRDLGVLLGKPEADINVIPNGVDPAAFLRLTPTGRWLAATLRLWEQQVVLLLPVRITRRKRIEYALHVVAEMVRREMAVRLLVSGPLGAHNPRNRGYLEELRTLRAGLGLDEQVVFCSDLSGRDGRRLRLSDRTMTDLYLLADALLLPSRQEGFGLPLLEAGLARLPAWTTALPPLREIGGDTIHTFDPEEPPAGVALRLLHALMEEEGYRLRRRVLTSYSWEGIMRERIIPLLNRLVAVGRP, from the coding sequence ATGCCGCGCGTGACGCTGCTCCACTACACGACGCCCCCCGTAGTGGGCGGCGTGGAAGGAGTCGTGGCCCGGCACGCACAGTTGCTCGCCGCGGCGGGGCTCGAGGTGCAGGTCCTCACCGGGCGGGGCGGACCGATCGGCCGGGGCGTCCGGCTCCACCGCCTCCCCCTGCTCGATTCGCGGCACCGCCGTGTGATCGCCGTCACCCGCGAGCTCGAGGCCGGACGCGTCACCGGCGCATTCGAGGCGCTCGTGTCGGAGATCGAGGCGAACCTCCGCGGCGCGCTGGCAGGGTGCGAGGTCTGCGTCGTGCACAATGCGCTCACCCTGCACAAGAACCTGGCCCTCACCGCCGCGCTACACCGGCTTGCCACCCGGCGGCTTCCCGCGCGACTGGTGGCCTGGTGCCACGACCTGGCGTGGACGAACCCGCAGTACACCGTGGACCTCCACCCTGGCGCCCCGTGGTCCCTGCTGCGGACGGCGATCCCGGGGGGAACCTACGTCACGGTCTCCCGCGACCGCCAGCGGGACCTCGGCGTCCTTCTCGGGAAGCCGGAGGCCGACATCAACGTCATTCCGAACGGGGTCGACCCGGCCGCCTTCCTGCGCCTGACGCCCACCGGCCGGTGGCTGGCCGCCACCCTGCGGCTGTGGGAGCAGCAGGTGGTCCTGTTGTTGCCGGTGCGGATCACCAGGCGCAAACGCATCGAGTATGCGCTGCACGTGGTCGCGGAGATGGTGCGACGCGAGATGGCCGTGCGGCTGCTGGTCAGCGGTCCGCTCGGCGCGCACAACCCCAGGAACCGGGGCTACCTTGAGGAACTCCGGACCCTACGAGCGGGTCTGGGGCTGGATGAACAGGTGGTGTTCTGCTCGGACCTCTCCGGGCGGGACGGGCGCCGCCTCCGGCTCTCCGACCGGACGATGACGGACCTCTACCTCCTGGCCGACGCGCTGCTCCTACCGAGCCGACAGGAGGGATTCGGGCTTCCGCTGCTCGAGGCCGGGCTGGCCCGCCTGCCGGCGTGGACCACCGCCTTGCCGCCCCTGCGTGAGATCGGGGGCGATACGATCCACACCTTCGATCCGGAGGAGCCCCCCGCCGGGGTGGCACTCCGGCTGCTCCATGCGTTGATGGAGGAGGAGGGATACCGCCTCCGACGGCGCGTCCTCACCTCGTACTCCTGGGAGGGCATCATGCGCGAGCGGATCATCCCGCTGCTCAACCGCCTCGTCGCGGTGGGCCGGCCATGA
- a CDS encoding bifunctional phosphoglucose/phosphomannose isomerase, whose amino-acid sequence MSALDAPARLRACDPSGMLECVLGLPRQIREAWRLGSAAPLPVLPDRTEHLVVCGMGGSAIGGDLLGGYLAPRVPVPVTVVRGYDLPAFVGRRSIVIAASYSGTTEETLAAAAQAERAGAVLFAVTSGGTLEETARRAGVVVPGGLAPRAALGYLMIPILAALERWGLVAPCGAEVEDAAAVLETLAAENGPQVPSARNPAKELAERLAGRIPVVYASSPWLEAAARRWKCQFNENSKTLAACNAFPELNHNETVGWGAPPALAALFAVVVLLDGTEDPRSLRRIELTCDLAFGPAAGVHQVRAHGTGRLARLLSLVLTGDLVSVYLACLRGIDPTPIEIITTIKQGLRQVG is encoded by the coding sequence ATGTCGGCGCTCGACGCCCCCGCACGGTTGCGGGCCTGTGACCCGTCGGGAATGCTCGAGTGCGTCCTTGGACTGCCCCGACAGATTCGCGAGGCGTGGCGCCTCGGCTCCGCGGCCCCGCTTCCCGTGCTGCCCGACCGTACGGAGCACCTCGTTGTCTGCGGGATGGGCGGATCGGCGATCGGCGGCGACCTGCTCGGCGGATACCTGGCGCCTCGGGTTCCCGTGCCCGTCACCGTGGTCCGGGGCTACGACCTGCCCGCATTTGTCGGCCGGCGCTCCATCGTGATTGCGGCCAGTTATTCCGGCACGACCGAGGAGACCCTTGCGGCCGCCGCACAGGCCGAACGCGCCGGGGCCGTGCTGTTTGCCGTCACGTCCGGGGGGACGCTGGAGGAGACCGCACGCCGCGCCGGTGTCGTGGTGCCGGGCGGCCTCGCCCCTCGCGCCGCGCTTGGATATCTCATGATCCCGATCCTCGCGGCGCTGGAGCGCTGGGGTCTCGTTGCGCCGTGCGGCGCCGAAGTGGAGGACGCCGCCGCGGTCCTGGAGACGTTGGCGGCGGAGAACGGGCCCCAGGTCCCTTCGGCCCGGAACCCCGCCAAGGAGCTGGCGGAGCGGTTGGCGGGGAGGATCCCGGTCGTCTACGCCTCCTCCCCGTGGCTCGAGGCCGCCGCACGCCGTTGGAAGTGCCAGTTCAACGAGAACAGCAAGACGCTGGCGGCGTGCAATGCGTTTCCCGAGCTGAACCATAATGAAACGGTCGGGTGGGGAGCTCCGCCGGCACTGGCGGCACTCTTCGCCGTCGTCGTGCTGCTGGACGGCACCGAGGACCCGCGCTCACTTCGACGCATCGAGTTGACGTGTGATCTGGCGTTCGGTCCCGCCGCCGGCGTCCACCAAGTGCGGGCACACGGGACGGGCCGCCTCGCCAGATTGCTCTCACTGGTGCTCACGGGCGACCTCGTCAGCGTCTACCTGGCCTGCCTTCGCGGCATCGATCCCACTCCAATCGAGATCATCACCACCATCAAGCAGGGGTTGCGGCAGGTCGGCTGA
- a CDS encoding glucosyl-3-phosphoglycerate synthase, with the protein MPERRSTSVDEWFANHTFDAGAFSDLAALLALKRAQGVTISLGLPALNEEATIGREIEVLRRTLVEEVPLLDEIVVIDSGSDDGTAGVARHLGVPTYHQAEILPEQGTYHGKGEALWKSLHILRGDLIVWVDTDIRNIHPKFVYGLIGPLLQEPSIGYVKGFYRRPIKVGGRRNESGGGRVTELTARPLLNLFFPELSGVIQPLAGEYAGRRELLEHLPFFTGYGVEVGLLIDVLRHLGLDGIAQVNLDSRVHRNRDLTPLSVMAFAIVQVVMTRVGEQLRAPLREWMNTAMTLVSLDGGRSLEVREVLERERPPIITIPEYRHQRALIGSARGAAAGAR; encoded by the coding sequence GTGCCGGAGCGCCGGTCCACCTCGGTGGACGAGTGGTTCGCGAACCACACCTTTGACGCGGGGGCGTTCAGCGACCTCGCCGCCCTGCTCGCGCTCAAGCGGGCCCAGGGGGTGACGATCAGCCTCGGCCTCCCCGCGCTCAACGAGGAAGCCACGATCGGCCGGGAGATCGAGGTCCTCCGTCGGACGCTCGTGGAGGAGGTCCCCCTTCTCGATGAAATCGTCGTGATCGACAGCGGATCCGACGACGGAACCGCGGGGGTGGCGCGTCACCTGGGGGTCCCCACCTATCACCAAGCGGAGATCCTCCCCGAGCAGGGCACCTATCACGGAAAGGGCGAGGCGCTGTGGAAGAGCCTGCACATCCTCCGCGGGGACCTGATCGTCTGGGTGGACACCGATATTCGCAACATTCATCCGAAGTTCGTCTATGGGCTGATCGGCCCGCTGCTGCAGGAGCCGTCGATCGGCTACGTCAAGGGGTTCTACCGGCGTCCGATCAAGGTGGGCGGACGGCGCAACGAGTCGGGCGGCGGCCGGGTGACCGAGCTCACCGCGCGGCCGCTGCTCAATCTGTTCTTCCCCGAGCTTTCGGGGGTGATCCAGCCGCTGGCGGGCGAATACGCCGGGCGACGCGAGCTCCTCGAGCACCTCCCCTTCTTCACGGGGTACGGGGTTGAGGTCGGCCTGCTCATCGACGTCCTCCGCCACCTCGGGCTTGACGGCATCGCCCAGGTGAATCTAGACTCGCGTGTGCACCGCAATCGGGATCTCACCCCGCTGTCGGTCATGGCCTTTGCCATCGTGCAGGTCGTGATGACCCGCGTGGGCGAGCAGCTGCGCGCCCCGCTGCGCGAGTGGATGAACACGGCGATGACGCTCGTCAGCCTCGACGGCGGCCGCTCTCTCGAAGTGCGCGAGGTCTTGGAACGCGAGCGGCCGCCGATCATCACCATCCCCGAGTACCGACACCAACGGGCGCTCATCGGGTCGGCCCGGGGGGCAGCGGCGGGAGCCCGCTGA
- a CDS encoding sensor domain-containing diguanylate cyclase → MTADKGSRGPGDAPPQPEGHAVVRDSNEALAFLARLATEFTAVLSLSDLLADVMQALREETRFDSCAVSLLDVRNPEILRVRATSGLRDSFHGKEFWRGQGLLWVVMDTGAPLIVPDMHADPRTHRLDPILRSAIYAPLMVHGRPIGVLSAYRATAGAFTEAELHLLTVVARYLAGAVEVARLHERMKELAATDALTGLANRRCFLDRLEAELERSRRAGYELSMALLDLNRFKLVNDVYGHTVGDTVLVQVGEILTQAIRGSDLAARFGGDEFVLMFPETPSAKAEEVLSRLRHLEILIPDGAGTRAHVSFSWGIASWPIDAEDWERLLQVADSRLYAMKREAEAGTSRPLRPGAPADA, encoded by the coding sequence ATGACCGCGGACAAGGGATCGCGCGGACCGGGGGACGCCCCGCCCCAGCCGGAGGGTCACGCCGTGGTGCGGGATTCGAATGAGGCGCTGGCCTTTTTGGCGCGGCTGGCCACGGAGTTTACCGCAGTGCTCAGCCTGTCCGACCTGCTCGCGGATGTGATGCAGGCCCTCCGCGAGGAGACGAGGTTCGACTCGTGCGCGGTCTCCCTGCTGGACGTCCGCAACCCGGAGATCCTGAGGGTCCGGGCCACTTCCGGGTTGCGCGACAGCTTTCACGGGAAGGAGTTCTGGCGCGGCCAGGGTCTGCTCTGGGTGGTCATGGACACCGGCGCCCCGCTGATCGTGCCCGACATGCACGCCGACCCCCGCACCCACCGACTGGACCCGATCCTCCGGTCGGCAATTTACGCCCCGCTGATGGTTCACGGCCGCCCGATTGGGGTGCTGAGTGCCTACCGGGCCACGGCCGGGGCGTTCACGGAAGCGGAACTGCACCTGCTGACCGTTGTCGCTCGGTATCTCGCCGGCGCGGTTGAGGTGGCACGTTTGCACGAGCGGATGAAGGAACTGGCGGCGACCGATGCCCTGACCGGGTTGGCCAACCGGCGCTGCTTTCTGGATCGGCTCGAGGCGGAATTAGAACGGAGCCGGCGGGCGGGATATGAACTGAGCATGGCGCTGCTCGATCTGAATCGCTTCAAGCTGGTCAACGACGTCTATGGGCACACGGTGGGCGATACGGTGCTCGTCCAGGTAGGGGAGATCCTGACGCAGGCGATTCGGGGCTCCGACCTCGCGGCGCGGTTCGGGGGAGACGAGTTCGTCCTGATGTTCCCCGAAACCCCCTCCGCCAAGGCAGAAGAGGTGCTGAGCCGGCTCCGGCACCTCGAAATCCTGATCCCGGATGGGGCGGGGACCCGGGCGCACGTCAGCTTCTCCTGGGGGATCGCTTCCTGGCCGATCGACGCGGAGGATTGGGAGCGGCTCCTTCAGGTTGCCGACAGCCGCCTGTACGCGATGAAGCGGGAGGCGGAAGCGGGGACGAGCCGGCCGCTGCGTCCGGGTGCCCCCGCCGATGCCTGA
- a CDS encoding mechanosensitive ion channel family protein: MDPLEPLRQVGRDLLNPERIAGTIEAVIWLSVIAIGAWVALRLSLGVVRRTAAWRVGHPAARLQPILEGLLRYVIVFTAIVLMLAAMRVDITPVLASATVLGLTLGFGAQYIIRDLLAGVFLVSEGIIQTGDSVRVDGDLGTVERVTLRFTQIRMFSGELVTMPNGTIAKIGNLSRGFARAIVQVLVPYNAHASKALEALRDAAQTWAASQAADGLAAPTIDGVVELHDTGAVLQCSVRVPPGRQDAVAAELRRHVLEAMGHRGIVPGATLSAPTPPPP; this comes from the coding sequence ATGGATCCGCTCGAACCCCTCCGCCAGGTCGGACGGGATCTGCTGAACCCCGAGCGAATCGCCGGCACCATCGAAGCCGTGATCTGGCTTTCGGTCATCGCGATCGGTGCGTGGGTGGCGCTGCGCCTCTCGCTCGGCGTGGTGCGCCGCACGGCGGCGTGGCGGGTCGGCCACCCCGCCGCACGCCTCCAGCCGATTCTGGAAGGGTTGCTCCGGTACGTGATCGTCTTCACGGCGATCGTGCTGATGCTTGCCGCGATGCGGGTCGATATCACCCCGGTGCTCGCCAGTGCCACCGTCCTCGGCCTGACGCTCGGCTTCGGGGCCCAGTACATCATCCGGGATCTGCTGGCGGGCGTCTTCCTGGTTTCCGAGGGCATCATCCAGACGGGGGACTCCGTGCGCGTGGACGGCGATCTCGGGACCGTCGAGCGCGTCACGCTCCGGTTCACGCAGATCCGGATGTTCTCGGGTGAACTCGTGACGATGCCCAACGGCACCATCGCGAAGATCGGCAACCTGAGCCGCGGCTTCGCGCGAGCGATCGTCCAAGTCCTTGTGCCCTACAATGCCCACGCCTCGAAGGCGCTCGAGGCGCTCCGCGACGCGGCGCAGACGTGGGCCGCTTCCCAGGCTGCGGACGGCCTGGCCGCCCCAACGATCGACGGCGTCGTGGAGCTGCACGACACGGGCGCGGTGTTGCAGTGCTCGGTCCGCGTCCCGCCGGGGCGCCAGGACGCGGTGGCCGCCGAACTCCGCCGCCACGTCTTGGAGGCGATGGGACACCGCGGGATCGTCCCGGGGGCGACGCTCTCCGCGCCGACGCCACCGCCGCCGTAA
- a CDS encoding HD domain-containing phosphohydrolase, whose protein sequence is MSTRIEVDASLLPASPPPVRLGARTGEEWISLVRVLVLLSLIPALWFEVIRVTHPAVTAIVMLLGGYVIMLAVGPQWIALLRKADLIIALDIIVVTVVVVISGGLGSPFLYLYYLTILEAVARLNLRQALASSMAMAGMIIILWLRAGQGAALETTGFRLGAFIAGGFFLALVLDMAAQEYRTTVERTWWGGLLDQAQAQRTAELEAFYDLSRRLRAARNADEMYPILVAQAMQLLQADHGTLALLADGQTLIRVCAVGKVFEQAGGTFSVAGSPFGRAVQTGAAYITDDFATAASIPGFDPSPFLAVGPIVIVPVRSERETIGTLGLGRKRSPGTRPFTDAEVRLLDGIAEVGGTAIRRARLYQNLEQSYLQMVLALARTMDARDSYTAGHSERIAHLAEAVARGLGCGDDEIRDVRWGALLHDIGKIGVPDEILRKSGPLTASEQIVMRQHPVVGEGILAPTERMHGVARIVRHHQERWDGSGYPDGVEGEDIPLGARILAVVDTYSAITDDRPYKQAQSHEEAIAELRGCAGTRFDPRIVDVFCQVIDRVKVLQGNRA, encoded by the coding sequence GTGTCCACACGGATTGAAGTCGATGCTTCCCTGCTGCCGGCTTCCCCTCCGCCGGTCAGGCTCGGGGCCCGCACGGGCGAAGAGTGGATCAGCCTTGTCCGGGTTCTGGTCCTGCTGTCGCTGATCCCGGCGCTCTGGTTTGAGGTGATCCGAGTCACCCACCCCGCGGTTACCGCCATCGTGATGCTCCTCGGCGGATATGTCATCATGCTCGCGGTCGGTCCGCAGTGGATCGCCCTGCTGAGGAAGGCGGATCTGATCATCGCCCTCGACATCATCGTGGTCACCGTGGTGGTGGTCATCTCCGGGGGGCTCGGCAGCCCATTTCTGTACCTCTACTATCTGACCATTCTTGAGGCCGTCGCCAGGTTGAACCTCAGGCAGGCCCTGGCCTCGTCGATGGCCATGGCCGGGATGATCATCATCCTCTGGCTGCGCGCGGGGCAGGGGGCCGCGCTCGAAACGACGGGCTTCCGGCTCGGCGCCTTCATCGCCGGGGGATTCTTCCTCGCCCTCGTGCTGGACATGGCGGCGCAGGAGTATCGGACCACCGTCGAGCGGACCTGGTGGGGTGGACTCCTCGACCAGGCCCAGGCGCAGCGGACGGCCGAGCTCGAGGCGTTTTACGACCTCAGCCGGCGCCTGCGGGCTGCGCGCAACGCGGACGAGATGTACCCCATCCTCGTTGCGCAGGCCATGCAACTGCTGCAGGCCGATCACGGCACCCTCGCCCTCCTGGCCGACGGCCAAACCCTGATCCGGGTTTGCGCGGTGGGCAAGGTGTTCGAGCAGGCGGGGGGGACATTTTCGGTTGCCGGGAGCCCGTTCGGGCGCGCCGTCCAGACCGGTGCGGCCTACATCACGGACGACTTCGCGACCGCGGCGTCCATCCCCGGGTTCGACCCCTCGCCGTTCCTGGCCGTGGGCCCCATCGTAATCGTCCCGGTTCGGTCGGAGCGGGAGACAATCGGCACGTTGGGGCTCGGCCGCAAGCGCAGCCCCGGCACCCGGCCCTTCACCGACGCGGAGGTGCGCCTCCTCGATGGGATTGCCGAGGTCGGGGGGACGGCGATTCGCCGCGCCCGGCTCTACCAGAATCTTGAACAGTCCTACCTTCAGATGGTGCTGGCGCTGGCCCGGACGATGGACGCCCGGGACAGTTACACCGCGGGCCACAGCGAACGCATCGCCCACCTGGCGGAGGCCGTGGCCCGGGGGCTGGGATGCGGAGACGACGAGATTCGGGACGTTCGCTGGGGAGCCCTTCTCCATGACATCGGCAAGATCGGGGTGCCCGATGAGATCCTGAGGAAGTCCGGTCCGCTGACGGCCTCGGAGCAAATCGTGATGCGACAGCACCCGGTCGTGGGCGAGGGGATCCTCGCGCCGACAGAGCGGATGCACGGGGTCGCAAGGATCGTGCGCCACCACCAAGAGCGCTGGGACGGATCGGGGTATCCGGACGGCGTGGAGGGAGAGGACATCCCCCTGGGGGCGCGCATCCTCGCCGTCGTCGACACCTACAGTGCCATCACCGATGACCGGCCCTATAAGCAGGCCCAATCGCACGAGGAGGCCATCGCGGAGTTGCGGGGATGCGCCGGCACTCGGTTCGATCCGCGGATCGTCGACGTGTTCTGTCAGGTCATTGACCGGGTGAAGGTCCTACAGGGGAATCGCGCATGA